The DNA sequence CAAATGAAATCATAAatcacaatttttatttattttttattttcagtcctctctctttctctctctatatgtatatatattgagaAACATAAACATAGTGAAAATTTAACCTCAGAAAAACAAGTACTAGTACATTATATTCTCAAAAAGTAActaatttttgtgaaaattgagGAATTGAGATATGTCAACTACTACTTGTGTTGTTGTTTGGGTGAGTTGTGGATCCAAATTAGAGAAAATTACAACAACAACTCATCAAAAAAGTGTTGTTAAGTGTTCTAATaacaataatgataataacaaGATGAGATTCACAAGTAttggttcttgttcttcttcttgtgcTCTTTCAAGTGCGGCAGTGGCAGCATCAGTGCCTTCAAGATCATCGGAGGAGAAGGTGTACGAGGTTGTTCTCAAACAAGCAGCACTTGTGAGagaacagagaagaagaagaatcattgaaattgatggtgatgatgatgatgatttcatGAGCAACTTGGATCTCTTGAATGCAGCTTATGATCGTTGTGGTCAAGTTTGTGCTGAGTATGCTAAGACTTTCTTCCTTGGTATGTATCAACttgcttaattaattaattaattaccttcatttttcatattattttctttttttttttaaattattatttttctgaaagaagaagaagaagagaatttgtattgaaacaactaaatttatatacaaatatatagtgattgattttggtgtattcagtaatattttttaaattaaaatgattGTTGTGACTGTGATTCTGAACTgtagtttaattaaaataatgtaTTAATTTGTCCCCTACACACAGTTtaatttcttacaaaagtttATACAGCAGAATGAAGATTTTGATTGATCATTGAATTAAGATTTAAGAATAATGAGAAAATAGTCTTGTAGTTTTCAAAACTCATTAATCATTATTTCTTACGTATATTTACAATTTTTTGAAAGCAATACATAATTGAGTTGCTGATAACTGTGAAATGAAAAAATCTTGATATAAAAATTTAGGTAAAGTTAATAACTGAAAAtcgttaaattatttaataagtttgattaaattattatttaatgactcttaattattaactttacgtaaagttttttattttaatattaaattattaacgtATATCCTTAAACTTGTTTAAAATTAATCACTTAGTGATCCataattattaattcaattcCATAAATAGCACTAAGAACTACCGCTTTTTAAGCACGTTGTTTGTTTCCTTTTATACATCTTTAATCAATGCATTTGGATACGCATACACTTCTTGCTACCCATGTTAGTTGATTTTGATTCCATTTAGATTATTATACATAAGAGTTTACCACTATGTCCTcgtaaaatattataataattgacATAATTTCTTATTCCAAAGGAATAGTAATTAGTGTAATTAGTTAATTGGTAACATATGAAGTTGAGTTATTGACCTTTTCTTTTCCCTGCAAATTATAGGCACACAATTGATGACCGAAGAACGCAGAAAAGCCATATGGGCAATTTATggtatgtatatatttattttgaaaagaaacaaatcaaataaaatttgtCTAATGAAATTTTTATGTTGAAGCATTTTACCAAATTCAATCATACTAAgtgtatacaaaaaaattagccactaaattaattatctgtataaaatatatattggaatacaaaatatacataaaacaaaagttaaatgacatctattttatatataaatttattgtaaggtgaaaactcatgtgcagtcgacttcacgtgaagttataTCTGAGagcgttagatgatttgactaatttgactaaattttaatCTAATGCTTTcacctatcaacttcacgtgaagtcgactgcacctgagtttccaccttattGTAATTGAAGATGATTggatttttattattgaaaataataactgttcacataaaaaattaaattaatttttatgtaaaaataagaatttaatttttatacatcACATAATGTCACAACAGTAAAAATAATTACCTTTACATTAACAGCATGAATGATCGTCTAAAAGAACGAATATGATTGCATGTGTAAAACGCGTtattgcatcaaaattaaactcgtaTTGTTGCAGTGTGGTGCAGAAGAACAGATGAACTAGTGGATGGTCCAAATGCATCACATATAACTCCAACAGCATTGGACAGATGGGAGCAAAGATTGAATGATGTCTTCCAAGGTAGACCTTATGATATGTTTGATGCTGCTCTCTCTCACACTGTTTCTAACTACCCTGTTGATATTCAGGTAATTATATAACTACTACTTCACTTAACTTATTAATTACTTCTTGAATTGAAGAAGTAGGAATAATACTGAATGAATTTGTGTGTTATTGTGTTTGAATGAATATGTAGCCATTTAAGGACATGATAGAAGGGATGAGAATGGACCTAAGAAAATCAAGATACAACAACTTTGATGAGTTGTACCTTTATTGCTACTATGTTGCTGGGACAGTGGGACTCATGAGTGTCCCTGTTATGGGGATTGCACCTGATTCTAAGTCTTCCACTGAGACCATTTACAATGCTGCTTTGGCACTTGGCATTGCAAATCAACTTACCAACATTCTCAGAGATGTTGGAGAAGAGTAAGCTTCTCTTCTTTTAACACTATCTACCATGTACTACCTGGTTGTTTACCTTAAATGTTcgattttcggttaattcaatTGAACTGACtgatttagttatatttttataaatatatatttttttgtttaattttgatgcatctGTTTTTTTAGGTGATCATTCAGGTAGTTAAcgtaaaaagtagttatttttgcttatgtaatattatttgtgtaaaactattttatactGGCAGTGCATCAGAAttaaattctatatttttaatttcGCAGTTAATTTGTTTTGTTAAGTGCTGACATGAGAATGACAAGATGAAATGTTGACCTAAAAAAGTGGCAAGTTAATTAATTAAGACTAAATGATTGAAAAGTGGAAGAAATTGAAAGTGAGTTGGATAATGATTGTAGTGCAAGAAGAGGAAGAATATATCTGCCACAAGATGAACTAGCACAAGCAGGGCTATCAGAAGAAGACATATTCAATGGAAAAGTAACAGATAAATGGAGGAACTTCATGAAGGGACAAATAAAAAGGGCAAGAATATTCTTTGATGAGGCAGAGAAAGGTGTGTCAGAGTTGA is a window from the Arachis hypogaea cultivar Tifrunner chromosome 17, arahy.Tifrunner.gnm2.J5K5, whole genome shotgun sequence genome containing:
- the LOC112767296 gene encoding phytoene synthase 2, chloroplastic is translated as MSTTTCVVVWVSCGSKLEKITTTTHQKSVVKCSNNNNDNNKMRFTSIGSCSSSCALSSAAVAASVPSRSSEEKVYEVVLKQAALVREQRRRRIIEIDGDDDDDFMSNLDLLNAAYDRCGQVCAEYAKTFFLGTQLMTEERRKAIWAIYVWCRRTDELVDGPNASHITPTALDRWEQRLNDVFQGRPYDMFDAALSHTVSNYPVDIQPFKDMIEGMRMDLRKSRYNNFDELYLYCYYVAGTVGLMSVPVMGIAPDSKSSTETIYNAALALGIANQLTNILRDVGEDARRGRIYLPQDELAQAGLSEEDIFNGKVTDKWRNFMKGQIKRARIFFDEAEKGVSELNSASRWPVWASLLLYRQILDSIEANDYNNFTKRAYVGQAKKLLSLPAAYAKAFLGPQKLTKMIMR